The following nucleotide sequence is from Tardiphaga sp. 709.
AGCCTTCGAGCGCTGGATCGCTTCTTCCATCGTCACGACATCCCAGCCGCGCCGCTTCAGATGCGACAGGAACTGATCGAGAAAATTCGTATCGAGATAGAAGTCGCGGTTCGGCAGCTTCTCCCAGGCCCGAGCGGAGGCGCCGCGATGAAAGGTCATCAGGCAGCCACGCGTGCCCATGAACATATCGGCAGCCATGCTGATCGGGCGAACCAGCGCTTCGGAAGACGCCATGCGTCGGGCGGCGCTGGATAACAGGTGCTTCATCGAAAAGTCCTCAGACGATCAAGGCACTCTCTAATACAAAAACGCATATCAAAATCACAAGCGCCCCCGGACGCGCGCAAATGCCGCAATGTAGACGCCCGGCATCAGCATCGCGACAGACAGCGCAAGGCAGACCAGATAGGCAAAACCACCGGCGAAAAGCCGCTGCCACGGGCCCGTCAGAACCTCATGAATTTGCCAGCTGAAGAGTGCCATCAGCGCTGCCGGGAAACACGCGAGAAACATCAGGTAGAGCAGCTTGCGCCGGGACCCCAGGACGATCATGACGCCAGCCAGAAGAACGATACCACGGGCGGCTTCACCCAGTCCAAGCAACAAGGTGCCCCATTCATGCGCCGTGGGCAGGTATGAGGTGAGAAGGTTAACTACGATATTAACCAGATAGGCACTGACGATGATGGCAGCGGCCGCAAAGTTCCGGCCTGCACCATTGAGAATGCGGATCAGGATCCAGCCAAGCGTCGCAGCCCATAGGCCAAGTGCGATGCCGCGCAAAGCCTGACTGGTCAGGAACAGCGCCTGCTCGTTGAAGGCGCCGCGCAGAAACACCAGTCGCACGATCTCCGGCGCAAACATCGCGAGAAAGACTGACGCTGGCACTGCGAGTGCGAGAATAGGCCGCGCGATCCCTTCGATCTGCGCGCCGACATCCTTTGGCGGATGACTGGACAGTACCGCGAGCCCGACTGGCTGACTGATCAGCAGCAGCGCGCTTTCGGTCAATGTCCGCGCATAATCCAGCGAGGCCACCGCACCGGTCCCGACCCGCGATGCCAGCAGGCGTTCGATCCAGACATTGGCCTGTTCGGCGACCGGTAGCGCGAGCAGCGGTCGCAGCCGACGGAAGAATTCGCGGCCCGATGCCAGCACCGATGACAGCGACAGGCCCTTGAAGCTGAGCACCCCTTCGCGCCACATCGTGTAGAGGCCCCAGGCGCCGAGTGCGTTGAAGGCAATCGAGAACGACCAGGCCAGTGTATGGAAGTTGCCGGACACAGCGACCAGCGCAATACCCATGAGCACGGCGATGTTCAGGATGCTGGCGCGGATATTCGTCAGGCGCGTCCGGCCGAGTGCGATTTCCCCCGCGGCCAGTACGTTGATCATCGCCGAGGCCGGCATGCCCAGCGCCATGATGCGAATGAAGTCGAGAGTGAGGCTACGCCCCTCCGCCGAAAAGCCGCCGACCAGCGCGTCCACAGCCCGCTCGCCGAGCGCCTGTAGCCCGATCATCAGGATCATAGCGATGCCGGTGATCGCCACCGTCATGGCGCCCAGCCGCTGAGGTCCGTTGCCATCCTTCAGCGCATCCCGGTGCATCGGGATCATCACGGCGGGTACAGTTTCGTTCTGCAGGAAGGCTAGCGGCAGCATCACCGCCGTGATCGCGCCACGAAAACCGTCCGCGACCAGCGAAGCGCCAAGCACTTGCGCCA
It contains:
- a CDS encoding lipid II flippase MurJ, coding for MSGARHSTRKFTAILISGALTSKLLGFGREILMAQVLGASLVADGFRGAITAVMLPLAFLQNETVPAVMIPMHRDALKDGNGPQRLGAMTVAITGIAMILMIGLQALGERAVDALVGGFSAEGRSLTLDFIRIMALGMPASAMINVLAAGEIALGRTRLTNIRASILNIAVLMGIALVAVSGNFHTLAWSFSIAFNALGAWGLYTMWREGVLSFKGLSLSSVLASGREFFRRLRPLLALPVAEQANVWIERLLASRVGTGAVASLDYARTLTESALLLISQPVGLAVLSSHPPKDVGAQIEGIARPILALAVPASVFLAMFAPEIVRLVFLRGAFNEQALFLTSQALRGIALGLWAATLGWILIRILNGAGRNFAAAAIIVSAYLVNIVVNLLTSYLPTAHEWGTLLLGLGEAARGIVLLAGVMIVLGSRRKLLYLMFLACFPAALMALFSWQIHEVLTGPWQRLFAGGFAYLVCLALSVAMLMPGVYIAAFARVRGRL